A portion of the Cryptomeria japonica chromosome 5, Sugi_1.0, whole genome shotgun sequence genome contains these proteins:
- the LOC131040195 gene encoding pentatricopeptide repeat-containing protein At2g42920, chloroplastic, giving the protein MIAGLAQNGFLEEAFNIFKDMPQINVVSWNAMVAEYSQNVFVENPFETLKEMQLAGVKPDSTTFTSVLPACTQLGTLEEGYAQSGLS; this is encoded by the exons ATGATTGCAGGATTAGCCCAAAATGGATTTCTTGAAGAagctttcaatattttcaaagataTGCCTCAAATAAATGTGGTCTCGTGGAATGCAATGGTTGCagaatattcacaaaatgtgtttGTTGAAAATCCCTTCGAAACCTTAAAGGAAATGCAgctggcaggtgtaaagccagatTCCACAACCTTTACGAGCGTTCTCCCAGCCTGTACCCAATTGGGAACTTTAGAAGAGG gatatgcacaaagtgGGCTCTCTTAA